One window from the genome of Nicotiana tomentosiformis chromosome 5, ASM39032v3, whole genome shotgun sequence encodes:
- the LOC104114107 gene encoding uncharacterized protein isoform X1 has protein sequence MPKSYFNGCFNNIIKPQFCFMTIEEVAQECVYHSIAKKWVASRQKLWYEFKDSLKTKDEIMDNVPVGINRDRWTSFVNYRYKEETQNMCKRNAENRKKQTVPHTGGSKPNSRRRAEMMAETERKPGRAQLYLATHTKKDGSYVNDEAKEICYNQLMNTLKAYMIMKEGRIPEQFAGIFASPPTMPSDAASRLVSPANARSSGASNPSDNH, from the exons ATGCCTAAGTCATACTTTAACGGCTGCTTTAATAACATTATAAAG CCTCAATTCTGTTTTATGACCATTGAGGAAGTTGCACAAGAATGTGTTTATCACTCTATTGCAAAGAAGTGGGTTGCAAGTAGGCAGAAGTTGTGGTATGAGTTTAAAGACTCACTTAAAACCAAAGATGAGATTATGGATAATGTTCCGGTAGGTATTAATCGGGATCGATGGACTTCCTTTGTGAACTACCGTTATAAAGAAGAAACTCAGA ACATGTGTAAAAGAAATGCTGAAAATCGGAAGAAACAAACAGTTCCACACACCGGTGGCTCCAAACCTAATTCTAGAAGAAGGGCTGAAATG ATGGCTGAGACAGAGAGAAAGCCTGGGCGAGCACAACTTTATCTTGCTACACATACGAAAAAGGATGGATCATATGTAAATGATGAGGCAAAAGAAATATGT TACAATCAATTGATGAATACTCTCAAAGCATACATGATAATGAAGGAAGGGCGAATACCAGAACAATTTGCTGGGATTTTTGCTTCTCCTCCTACAATG CCAAGTGATGCAGCTAGTAGACTCGTTTCACCAGCGAATGCAAGATCTTCTGGCGCTAGTAATCCCAGTGACAACCATTGA
- the LOC104114107 gene encoding uncharacterized protein isoform X2: MPKSYFNGCFNNIIKPQFCFMTIEEVAQECVYHSIAKKWVASRQKLWYEFKDSLKTKDEIMDNVPVGINRDRWTSFVNYRYKEETQNMCKRNAENRKKQTVPHTGGSKPNSRRRAEMMAETERKPGRAQLYLATHTKKDGSYVNDEAKEICPSDAASRLVSPANARSSGASNPSDNH, translated from the exons ATGCCTAAGTCATACTTTAACGGCTGCTTTAATAACATTATAAAG CCTCAATTCTGTTTTATGACCATTGAGGAAGTTGCACAAGAATGTGTTTATCACTCTATTGCAAAGAAGTGGGTTGCAAGTAGGCAGAAGTTGTGGTATGAGTTTAAAGACTCACTTAAAACCAAAGATGAGATTATGGATAATGTTCCGGTAGGTATTAATCGGGATCGATGGACTTCCTTTGTGAACTACCGTTATAAAGAAGAAACTCAGA ACATGTGTAAAAGAAATGCTGAAAATCGGAAGAAACAAACAGTTCCACACACCGGTGGCTCCAAACCTAATTCTAGAAGAAGGGCTGAAATG ATGGCTGAGACAGAGAGAAAGCCTGGGCGAGCACAACTTTATCTTGCTACACATACGAAAAAGGATGGATCATATGTAAATGATGAGGCAAAAGAAATATGT CCAAGTGATGCAGCTAGTAGACTCGTTTCACCAGCGAATGCAAGATCTTCTGGCGCTAGTAATCCCAGTGACAACCATTGA